A section of the Petrimonas sulfuriphila genome encodes:
- a CDS encoding glutamine synthetase III: MSTLRFSAIVEASKRLPVMEEAPKGQPSDYYGKYVFNRKQMAKYLSRDTIKVIVDAIDEGITLPREIAEHVAAGMKMWAMEMGASHYTHWFQPLTDGTAEKHDSFIDYVDAPGGDIIEKFSGKLLAQQEPDASSFPSGGIRNTFEARGYTAWDPSSPAFIVDDTLCIPTVFISYTGEALDYKTPLLKALSAVDKAAVEVCRLFDPKVNKVYSYLGWEQEYFLVDQALYDARPDLNLTGRTLMGHESAKNQQLEDHYFGSIPPRVAAFMREVEFEAYKYGIPLKTRHNEVAPNQFELAPVFGETNLSIDQNLLVMSLMHRLAAKHHFRLVLHEKPFAGVNGSGKHNNWSLGTDTGVGLFTPGKTARENLQFIVFIVNTLMAVYKNNGLLKASIMSAQNAHRLGANEAPPAIISVFLGTQISAVLDKIEESSEDDDIAVDEFQKMRLGVAHIPEVLIDNTDRNRTSPFAFTGNRFEFRAVGSSANCSSAMTALNASVAMQLIEFKKEIEVKMKTGMKKEQAIYDTLRLYIKACKNIRFDGNGYSDEWKEEAQKRGLNCETSVPLIYDTYISRESVELFETVGVLNERELHARNEVKWETYTKKIQIEARVLGDLSINHIIPVATQYQTMLLDNVYKLRGVFDEKQANELNKDDLALIVDIARHISGIKTNVDAMVEARKVANKIDNEREKAVEYHDKVLPFFDVIRYHIDKLELIVDNQMWPLPKYRELLFIS; the protein is encoded by the coding sequence ATGTCAACATTGAGATTCAGTGCAATTGTGGAAGCATCAAAGCGCCTTCCCGTGATGGAGGAAGCTCCCAAGGGGCAACCGTCGGATTATTATGGCAAGTACGTTTTTAATCGGAAGCAGATGGCTAAATACTTATCCAGGGATACAATAAAAGTAATCGTGGATGCCATAGATGAGGGTATAACGTTGCCGCGTGAAATTGCAGAACACGTTGCAGCAGGAATGAAAATGTGGGCAATGGAAATGGGGGCCTCTCACTACACGCATTGGTTCCAGCCGCTTACGGACGGAACGGCGGAGAAGCACGACAGCTTTATTGACTATGTTGATGCGCCGGGAGGCGATATTATAGAAAAATTTTCCGGCAAGTTACTGGCACAGCAGGAACCGGATGCCTCAAGTTTCCCCAGCGGCGGTATCCGGAACACTTTTGAAGCCCGTGGGTATACCGCATGGGATCCATCATCGCCCGCCTTTATTGTTGACGATACCCTTTGCATCCCAACGGTTTTTATTTCCTATACGGGTGAAGCGCTCGACTATAAGACTCCTTTGCTAAAGGCCTTATCCGCTGTTGACAAAGCAGCGGTAGAGGTGTGCCGGCTGTTTGACCCCAAAGTAAATAAAGTTTATTCCTACCTCGGCTGGGAACAGGAATACTTCCTTGTCGACCAGGCTTTGTACGATGCCCGTCCCGATTTAAACCTCACCGGAAGAACGCTGATGGGGCACGAGAGCGCTAAGAACCAACAGCTCGAAGACCACTATTTTGGTTCTATACCCCCCCGGGTTGCAGCATTTATGCGGGAAGTGGAGTTTGAAGCGTACAAGTACGGTATTCCGTTAAAAACACGGCACAATGAAGTTGCCCCCAACCAGTTTGAACTGGCCCCTGTTTTTGGGGAAACCAACCTTTCCATAGATCAAAACCTGCTGGTTATGTCGTTGATGCACAGGTTAGCCGCCAAGCATCACTTCAGGCTTGTTCTTCACGAAAAACCTTTTGCCGGCGTAAACGGATCAGGCAAACACAACAACTGGTCGCTGGGAACGGATACGGGAGTGGGATTGTTCACGCCCGGAAAGACCGCTCGTGAGAACTTGCAGTTTATCGTGTTTATTGTCAATACGTTGATGGCAGTTTACAAGAACAACGGATTGCTCAAGGCATCCATTATGTCGGCTCAGAATGCACACCGTCTGGGAGCCAACGAAGCGCCTCCGGCAATTATTTCTGTTTTTCTCGGAACACAGATTTCCGCTGTTCTCGATAAAATTGAAGAAAGCTCCGAAGACGACGATATTGCGGTAGATGAATTTCAGAAGATGAGGCTGGGCGTAGCCCACATTCCCGAAGTGCTGATCGACAATACGGACCGCAACCGCACATCACCGTTTGCCTTCACGGGAAACCGTTTTGAATTTCGTGCCGTTGGATCATCGGCTAACTGTTCTTCAGCAATGACTGCTCTTAATGCTTCGGTAGCCATGCAGTTGATTGAGTTCAAAAAAGAGATCGAGGTTAAAATGAAAACCGGGATGAAGAAAGAGCAAGCGATTTACGATACGCTCCGCCTTTATATCAAGGCATGTAAAAACATCCGTTTCGACGGGAACGGGTATTCCGACGAGTGGAAAGAAGAAGCCCAAAAACGGGGATTGAATTGCGAAACAAGTGTTCCGCTGATTTATGACACCTATATCAGCCGGGAATCGGTGGAATTGTTTGAAACCGTCGGAGTGCTGAACGAAAGGGAGCTTCATGCGCGAAACGAAGTAAAATGGGAAACCTACACCAAAAAAATTCAGATTGAAGCCCGCGTACTCGGTGATCTATCCATCAATCACATCATTCCGGTGGCCACGCAATACCAAACGATGCTGCTGGATAATGTGTACAAACTTCGCGGCGTGTTTGACGAAAAACAGGCGAACGAACTGAATAAGGACGATCTCGCCTTAATCGTGGACATTGCCAGGCACATCTCCGGAATCAAAACCAATGTGGATGCGATGGTAGAAGCCCGGAAAGTAGCCAATAAGATTGATAACGAACGAGAAAAAGCCGTTGAATATCACGATAAGGTATTGCCGTTTTTCGACGTTATCCGTTATCACATCGATAAGCTGGAACTGATCGTGGATAACCAGATGTGGCCCCTGCCCAAATACCGCGAATTGTTATTTATCAGTTGA
- a CDS encoding LL-diaminopimelate aminotransferase: MPYINENFIKIPAAYLFSEITRRVSQYASENPGVDIIRMGIGDVTLPLPDVCVDAMIKAADEQREVETFRGYGPEQGYDFLRKAIVENDFASLGIEPDEIFVSDGAKSDTGNIGDIFSGDNKVAITDPSYPVYVDTNAMGGRAGEFVNGCWTDLVYLTCNESSQFIPELPAEKVDIVYLCYPNNPTGTTLTKDQLAAWVNYALENRAIILFDAAYEAFITEKDVPHSIYEIAGAKEVAIEFRSYSKTAGFTGTRCGYTVVPKSVRASSENGGRVSLNKLWLRRQTTKFNGVSYVVQRAAEATYSPEGRKQVDELIRYYMENARVIREALQAIGLSVVGGVNAPYVWAKTPDGMSSWDYFDFLLKKKHIVCTPGVGFGASGEGFVRFSSFGDKDRIAEAVRRMVR; encoded by the coding sequence ATGCCCTATATCAATGAGAACTTTATTAAGATTCCGGCAGCCTATCTTTTTTCAGAGATTACCAGGCGTGTGTCTCAATATGCGTCAGAAAACCCGGGTGTTGACATCATACGTATGGGTATCGGGGATGTGACGCTGCCCTTGCCGGATGTTTGCGTGGATGCGATGATAAAAGCTGCTGATGAGCAGCGAGAAGTTGAAACGTTCCGGGGCTATGGGCCCGAGCAGGGGTATGACTTTCTTCGAAAAGCGATTGTGGAAAATGATTTTGCGTCGCTAGGTATAGAACCCGACGAGATTTTTGTAAGCGACGGGGCCAAAAGCGATACGGGGAATATCGGCGATATTTTCAGTGGGGACAACAAGGTGGCCATCACCGATCCGAGCTATCCGGTTTATGTGGATACCAATGCCATGGGAGGGCGAGCGGGAGAGTTTGTAAATGGGTGTTGGACTGACCTGGTTTACTTAACATGCAACGAGTCGAGCCAATTTATCCCCGAACTGCCGGCGGAAAAAGTGGATATTGTCTATCTCTGTTACCCTAACAATCCTACAGGCACGACACTTACAAAAGACCAGCTGGCTGCATGGGTGAATTATGCACTGGAAAACAGGGCGATTATTCTTTTCGATGCAGCTTATGAAGCGTTTATTACGGAAAAAGATGTGCCGCACAGCATCTATGAGATCGCCGGTGCAAAAGAGGTGGCCATCGAGTTCAGGAGTTACTCCAAGACGGCTGGATTTACCGGGACAAGGTGCGGCTATACAGTTGTTCCCAAATCGGTAAGGGCATCCTCGGAAAACGGGGGGCGTGTCAGTCTCAACAAGCTTTGGCTCCGGAGGCAGACGACAAAGTTTAACGGGGTTTCCTATGTTGTACAGCGGGCGGCAGAAGCTACTTACAGCCCGGAAGGCAGAAAGCAGGTTGATGAGCTTATCCGATACTATATGGAGAATGCCCGGGTAATTCGTGAAGCGCTTCAGGCCATTGGCTTGAGTGTTGTTGGCGGTGTGAATGCCCCGTATGTTTGGGCAAAAACACCGGATGGGATGAGCAGTTGGGATTATTTTGATTTCCTGCTGAAAAAAAAGCATATCGTTTGTACCCCCGGAGTTGGATTTGGCGCTTCGGGGGAAGGGTTTGTGCGTTTCTCGTCATTTGGAGATAAGGACAGAATCGCTGAGGCTGTTCGGAGAATGGTGCGCTAA
- a CDS encoding diaminopimelate epimerase: MKFTKMHGTGNDYIYINGFVENIENLSELSLRLSDRHKGIGSDGLVVILPSEDCDFKMRMFNSDGSESEMCGNASRCIGKYVYEKGLTDKTEITLETLAGVKVLKLWLNEEKRVEKVTVDMGAPVLDASSIPTAFSQSPVVKSPLPVSDDATYEVTCLSMGNPHAVLFMDKIDELDLSEIGPVIEHAPCFPNRTNTEFVEVVSDRWLIMRVWERGAGETLACGTGACAAVVAGVLNGLVGRSATVQLRGGDLEIEWSEDDNRVYLTGDAVTVFEGEIKLDE, translated from the coding sequence ATGAAATTTACAAAAATGCACGGGACCGGTAACGATTATATCTATATAAACGGTTTTGTGGAAAATATTGAAAATCTATCGGAGCTGTCCTTGAGATTAAGCGACCGGCACAAGGGTATTGGTTCCGATGGGTTGGTTGTGATACTGCCTTCCGAAGATTGTGATTTTAAAATGCGCATGTTTAACTCCGACGGATCGGAGTCGGAGATGTGTGGTAATGCTTCCCGGTGTATAGGAAAGTATGTTTACGAAAAGGGCCTGACCGATAAGACCGAGATTACGCTGGAAACGCTTGCCGGTGTTAAGGTGTTGAAGCTTTGGTTGAACGAAGAAAAACGGGTCGAAAAAGTAACTGTGGATATGGGCGCGCCTGTTCTGGATGCTTCGTCCATCCCTACTGCTTTCAGTCAATCGCCTGTAGTTAAAAGTCCCTTGCCGGTAAGCGACGATGCAACTTACGAGGTTACCTGTCTCTCCATGGGTAATCCGCATGCCGTGCTCTTTATGGATAAGATCGATGAGCTTGATCTGTCTGAAATCGGGCCGGTAATCGAACATGCACCCTGTTTCCCCAATCGTACCAATACCGAATTTGTAGAGGTAGTTTCGGATCGTTGGTTGATAATGCGTGTTTGGGAGCGCGGTGCCGGTGAGACGCTGGCTTGCGGTACCGGAGCTTGTGCTGCGGTGGTTGCGGGCGTCCTTAATGGTTTGGTGGGCCGGTCTGCAACCGTACAATTGCGGGGCGGTGATCTGGAGATCGAGTGGAGTGAGGACGACAACCGCGTTTACCTTACGGGTGATGCTGTGACTGTGTTTGAAGGAGAAATAAAATTAGATGAGTGA
- a CDS encoding DNA-binding transcriptional regulator produces the protein MIKVLVLIDSTTEFSRRFLTGLIQYANENGPWIFYRLPSYYKALYGEAGIVERIKEWEIDAVIAQWEYEGVDFLDQLDIPVFLQSYKNISGRFSRISGDYIGAGVMAAQFFAKRYFKNFAFYGNRNFFWSRARAEGYRREVERIKGSYYYFESELLDSMQWSREHVELDNWLQGLPKPVALFACDDNFALQVSEMCKVNNINIPDELSLLGVDNDELICNLSHPSISSIITDDENGGYQTGKMLQNLILNKNNVPFNINIDPVRIELRQSTEKYNISDNYIKTVIDYINENIRLNISIDKLAEIVPLSRRNLEMKFKEATGTSVYQFILDKKVDLISTELLTTDKDLLDIAIEMGFNDVRNVYRIFKKNTGYTPVGYRKKYLQK, from the coding sequence ATGATAAAAGTTTTGGTGCTTATAGATTCTACTACCGAGTTTAGTCGACGTTTCCTGACGGGTTTAATTCAATACGCCAATGAAAATGGCCCTTGGATATTTTATCGTCTACCATCCTATTATAAGGCATTGTACGGTGAAGCCGGTATTGTGGAGCGAATTAAAGAGTGGGAGATAGATGCCGTTATAGCACAATGGGAGTATGAGGGGGTGGATTTTCTCGACCAACTTGATATTCCTGTTTTTTTACAAAGTTACAAAAATATTAGTGGGCGATTTTCGAGAATTTCCGGGGATTATATCGGTGCAGGTGTGATGGCTGCTCAGTTTTTTGCTAAAAGGTACTTTAAAAACTTTGCTTTTTACGGGAATAGAAATTTCTTCTGGTCAAGAGCCCGAGCAGAAGGCTATCGTCGTGAAGTTGAGAGGATAAAAGGGAGTTATTATTATTTTGAGTCTGAATTATTGGATAGTATGCAGTGGAGTCGGGAACATGTTGAGTTGGATAACTGGCTGCAGGGTTTGCCCAAGCCGGTGGCTCTGTTTGCATGCGATGATAACTTCGCTTTGCAGGTATCGGAAATGTGCAAGGTAAATAATATCAATATACCGGACGAATTATCTTTGCTGGGTGTGGATAACGATGAGCTGATATGCAACTTGTCGCATCCTTCCATTTCATCGATTATAACGGATGATGAAAACGGAGGATACCAAACAGGAAAAATGTTACAGAATTTGATCTTAAATAAAAACAACGTTCCTTTTAATATTAATATTGATCCCGTTCGGATTGAATTACGCCAATCTACAGAGAAGTACAATATTTCTGACAACTATATAAAAACGGTGATTGATTATATCAATGAGAATATCAGGCTTAATATCTCCATTGACAAGTTGGCTGAAATAGTCCCGCTTTCGCGCAGAAATCTCGAGATGAAATTCAAGGAGGCAACTGGTACTTCAGTCTATCAGTTTATATTGGATAAAAAGGTGGACTTAATATCTACTGAGCTGCTGACAACGGATAAGGATTTGTTGGATATTGCCATTGAAATGGGGTTTAATGATGTTAGAAATGTTTACCGGATATTTAAAAAAAACACAGGTTATACTCCAGTTGGTTACCGGAAAAAATATTTACAAAAATAA
- a CDS encoding prolyl oligopeptidase family serine peptidase gives MNESKKQSTNYSRRDFLGISTAGVLGMVAESALGNNIPVDKSVFPDYEAMKKTINENVNLIGSYGQWASEKMRDSLPAYSFRRKEWNNIEAWRIAAKNKVLESIASPDLGEIPEVKVNKQYIYDGLQVEEITWQLPYGMPTEAIVLKPANSKERLPGVLAFHHHGADKYFGKRKIVRTNNSPHPHTVDSQQQYYDGIAWANEIAKRGYVVLVHDAFPFESRRVLLKEVPEFLRGDLTDNESEKLENVNKYNRWASEHEDIMAKSLFCAGTSWPGVWVAEDLVALDILCARQDVDADKVGCGGLSGGGMRTVFIAGLDPRVKCAVCVGLMTTWEDFMLNKSHTHTWMTFAPVLPKELDFPEILGLRVPLPTLVLNANEDDLFTLPGMRHADEILKAVYEKANASERYRASFYPGGHKFGREMQKEAYAWFDKWLK, from the coding sequence ATGAACGAATCAAAAAAACAAAGCACCAACTATTCCAGAAGAGATTTCCTGGGTATCTCTACTGCCGGGGTTTTAGGCATGGTGGCAGAAAGTGCTCTGGGAAACAACATACCGGTCGATAAATCCGTTTTTCCAGATTACGAAGCAATGAAAAAGACCATTAATGAAAATGTAAATCTCATAGGATCCTATGGACAATGGGCATCGGAGAAAATGAGAGACTCGTTGCCTGCTTATTCTTTCAGGAGAAAAGAGTGGAACAATATCGAAGCGTGGCGGATAGCTGCTAAAAATAAGGTATTGGAAAGTATTGCCTCGCCGGATCTGGGTGAAATCCCTGAGGTAAAAGTAAACAAGCAATATATCTACGATGGGTTACAGGTTGAAGAAATTACCTGGCAGTTACCCTATGGAATGCCTACGGAAGCAATAGTGCTTAAACCGGCCAACTCGAAAGAGCGCTTGCCCGGAGTATTGGCTTTCCACCATCACGGTGCCGATAAATATTTTGGAAAACGCAAAATAGTAAGAACCAATAATTCGCCGCATCCACACACTGTTGACTCGCAACAGCAATACTATGACGGCATTGCATGGGCAAATGAAATAGCTAAAAGAGGCTATGTGGTTCTTGTGCACGATGCCTTCCCTTTTGAAAGCAGGCGAGTACTCTTAAAGGAAGTTCCTGAATTTCTTAGGGGAGATTTAACCGACAATGAATCCGAGAAATTAGAAAACGTAAATAAATACAACCGATGGGCATCTGAACATGAGGACATCATGGCTAAATCATTATTCTGTGCCGGCACCTCCTGGCCGGGTGTTTGGGTCGCTGAAGATTTGGTGGCACTCGATATTTTATGCGCCAGGCAAGATGTCGATGCGGATAAAGTTGGCTGCGGCGGCTTGTCGGGTGGAGGAATGCGGACAGTTTTTATAGCAGGTTTGGATCCGAGAGTGAAATGTGCTGTTTGTGTTGGCTTGATGACTACCTGGGAAGATTTCATGTTAAACAAGTCACATACCCACACCTGGATGACTTTTGCACCCGTTTTACCCAAAGAATTGGATTTCCCTGAAATACTTGGTTTGAGGGTACCTTTACCAACACTGGTATTAAACGCCAATGAAGACGATCTATTCACCCTCCCCGGCATGAGACATGCTGACGAGATTCTCAAGGCGGTATATGAAAAAGCGAATGCTTCTGAAAGGTATAGAGCATCATTTTACCCGGGCGGGCATAAATTTGGCAGAGAGATGCAAAAGGAGGCCTATGCCTGGTTTGATAAATGGCTTAAATAA
- a CDS encoding divalent metal cation transporter: MSSKFKNKITVALAAGGVTVNAFCIILFYVVLLIILLWYGNYQAFEKVHTFFVILMGLSFIVCFFMMKPDLSAIAKGLIPGIPDIPGAYELVAAIAGTTCSAAVFIMRSTVVAEKGWVFFRKHSRLVFSRQWQFLFIS, translated from the coding sequence ATGTCTAGCAAATTTAAGAATAAAATTACCGTTGCCCTGGCTGCAGGCGGAGTTACCGTCAACGCCTTTTGTATCATCTTATTTTACGTGGTCCTGTTGATCATCCTCCTTTGGTACGGGAATTATCAGGCATTTGAGAAGGTGCACACTTTCTTTGTTATTCTTATGGGGCTTTCCTTTATTGTGTGTTTTTTCATGATGAAGCCAGACTTGAGCGCTATCGCAAAAGGGTTGATACCCGGAATTCCGGATATACCGGGCGCATATGAATTGGTTGCGGCCATTGCCGGCACTACTTGTTCCGCAGCAGTTTTTATTATGCGAAGTACGGTAGTGGCGGAAAAAGGGTGGGTTTTTTTTCGCAAGCATTCCAGGCTTGTATTCTCCCGGCAGTGGCAATTCCTGTTTATTTCTTGA
- a CDS encoding 6-phosphogluconolactonase — translation MEIIVSENKQELGREAAEKGALLIRNAIQENGEANIIVATGASQFEMLTELVKEDVDWSKVTAFHLDEYIGILDTQPASFRKYLKERFADKVPSSILKEHKATWLYLDKFSASLLS, via the coding sequence ATGGAAATTATTGTTAGTGAAAATAAGCAGGAGCTTGGCAGGGAAGCAGCAGAAAAAGGAGCGCTGTTAATCCGAAATGCCATTCAGGAAAACGGAGAAGCAAACATCATTGTAGCAACGGGTGCTTCTCAATTTGAAATGTTGACCGAACTTGTCAAAGAGGATGTTGATTGGTCTAAAGTAACCGCATTTCATTTGGATGAATATATCGGTATTCTCGATACGCAACCGGCATCATTTCGGAAGTACCTGAAAGAAAGATTTGCGGATAAGGTACCTTCTTCGATTTTAAAAGAGCATAAAGCCACCTGGTTGTATCTTGATAAATTTTCCGCATCTCTCTTGTCATGA